The genome window CGGATCCGCGCTTCGGCGGAGCTGTCCGCGCCAGCCAAACGCCGCCGCCTTAAAAAGCTGCGCGCCGCGCTGAAGCGCGACCCCGCCCGCGTCACGCCGCTGATGCTGGCAGCCGTCAACCCCAACGCCGCCGCGCCGGAGATCATCGCCTATCTGCTGGAAAAAGGCGAAGCGCTCGAAGCCAAAGACGGCGAAGGACGCACGCCGCTGATCTGCGCCGTGCGCTACAATCCCAGCCCGCTGGCGGCCGAAGCCCTGCTGAACGCCGGCGCCGATCCGCGCGCTGCGCTCAGCGGCAACGGCCTGCGCCGCCTGCTCCGTTTCAACGAGCGCATGGACGGGCGCGACAAAAAACGCCTGCTCCGCCTCATCCGCGAAAAACTCGCCCTCTGATCCGGCAAAAAAACGGTCCGCCCGTTTCGCTCGCGCGAGCGAAACGGGCGGACCGTTTTCGATATTGATCTTCAATGAAAAAACATCATCGGAAACGCCGTTCGCCAGCGTTTGCCGCGAAATCACCGGCTCTGCGCCAGCAGGCGCTCGACGACCTGCCCGACGCCGCCCTCGCCGTTCGGCGGGGCGATGACGTCCGCCTGGTCCTTGAGGGCCTGTTCGCCATTTTCCATCGCCACGCGGACGCCCGCGGCCCGGAACAGCTCGAGGTCGTTGTAGTTGTCGCCGAACGCCGCGATCTCCTCGCGGGCGACGCCGAAGCGGCGCGCCACCATCGCCAGCGCCAGCCCCTTGTTCGCCCGCGGGGCGAGCGCCTCGATCTGGCGCTCGCTGGAACGCGTCACGTACAGCCGGGGGCCGAAGCGCGCCGTCAGTTCGCCGTGCAGCGCCCGGACCTGTTGGGGCGGCAGAAGCGCGAGAAGTTTTTCCGGCCGTTCGCCGCATTTCGCCGCCAGGTCGGGGACGATCTCCACGCGCGCGCCCGTACGCCGCTTCAGGGCCTCGAGCGCGTCGGAACCTTCCTCGGCGAAGCAGGCGTCGCCGACGTAAAACCACGGCTTCGCCCCCGCCGCGCGAAAATGATCCAGCGCCTCGCGCGCCAGTTCCGGTCCGAGGCCGACGCGGCGCAGGTACGCCCCCGACCGGCTCATGCGCACGACCGCGCCGTTGACACAGATCACCGGCTGGTCGCCCGGCGCCGTCAAAGCGTATTTGCGCCCGCCCGCGAACAGACGCCCCGTGCAGATCACCACGCACACGCCCAGAGAGGCCGCTTTTGCCAGCGCCGCGCGGTTGCGCTCCGGCATGGACAAGCCGCCGGGGGCCAGCAGCGTGCCGTCGAGATCGGTTGCGATCATCCTGATCATCGTTTTTCCTCCGCTTCGGCGTCTTTCGCGAAAAAAATCGCCGTTTCTCCCGCGCATTATAAAGGAAAGAAGCGCCGCCGCCCAGCCGGAATTTTTCGCCGCGCGCGAAACTGCTTCTTTTCAACGGTACGAAAATAAGCTATTATACCAACGCATTGTTAAATATAATTTTACCGTTTTCAGTTCGTTAAGGAGGAAACACCGTGAGCATCGTGGAAATCGCCCGCTGGGTCGCGACCGTGATCGAATTTATCAGCATCTTCATCATCGCCTGGGGCGTGCTGCTGGCCCTGTACCGCATCGTGGCGCTGGCGCTGGAAAACTACCGCTCGACGTCGATATGCGCGGCGGCTGGCTGCGGCTGCGCCGCACCTTCGGCGAGATCATGCTGCTCGGGCTGCAGTTCCTCGTCGCCGCCGACATCATCCTGACGATCTGCAACCCCGACCTGCAAACGGTCAGCGTGCTCGCCGCCATCGTGATCATCCGCGTCGTGCTCAGCGTCTCGCTGGGCAAGGAGATCCACGGTCTGGAGGAACGCGACGCCGACGCCAAGCGCCACGCGCCGCCGCGTTACGAATAACGCCGTTTTCCCTCGCGGAAAAAATTCCCGTCGCGCTTCCGTCCGCCGCGAAGCGCGACGGGAATTTTTCCGCCGCCCGCCCCTAACCGGCGGCGGGCATCCGCCCCTTCAGGCGCGTGCGCCGCTCTTTGCGCGGGTCTTTCCAGTCCGCGAAATCGGGAACGGTGATCCGGTCCATTTCGACGTCCCCATCCTCGGTCAGCCCCGCGGCCTGGTAGCTGTCGAGCGTCGAGCTCTCCGTGAGCCGATAATCCTCGCCCACGGAACTGTCGTACACGTGCACGTCCAGAGCGTAGCCCGGCTCGCGGCCGCTCTGCAGGTCAGCCTCGAGGTTCAGCGCCGAATAGACCACGCGCCAGGGATCGAACCAGTAAAACGCCCCGTAGGCAGGACGCAGCGTCGCCAGGTGGCGGAAATCTTCGTGCTCGTAATAGCTCAGCCGATACAGTTCGAGGTCGCGGACCTGCGACCCCTCTTCGCCGACGGCCACGATCAGGCGCTCGCCCTTGGGAGAAATGCCGACGCCGCGGATCCGCTCCGGCTCGCCCACGTAAAAGGCCG of Pyramidobacter piscolens W5455 contains these proteins:
- a CDS encoding ankyrin repeat domain-containing protein; protein product: RIRASAELSAPAKRRRLKKLRAALKRDPARVTPLMLAAVNPNAAAPEIIAYLLEKGEALEAKDGEGRTPLICAVRYNPSPLAAEALLNAGADPRAALSGNGLRRLLRFNERMDGRDKKRLLRLIREKLAL
- a CDS encoding Cof-type HAD-IIB family hydrolase, whose protein sequence is MIRMIATDLDGTLLAPGGLSMPERNRAALAKAASLGVCVVICTGRLFAGGRKYALTAPGDQPVICVNGAVVRMSRSGAYLRRVGLGPELAREALDHFRAAGAKPWFYVGDACFAEEGSDALEALKRRTGARVEIVPDLAAKCGERPEKLLALLPPQQVRALHGELTARFGPRLYVTRSSERQIEALAPRANKGLALAMVARRFGVAREEIAAFGDNYNDLELFRAAGVRVAMENGEQALKDQADVIAPPNGEGGVGQVVERLLAQSR
- a CDS encoding DUF1622 domain-containing protein → MRGGWLRLRRTFGEIMLLGLQFLVAADIILTICNPDLQTVSVLAAIVIIRVVLSVSLGKEIHGLEERDADAKRHAPPRYE